From the genome of Podarcis muralis chromosome 3, rPodMur119.hap1.1, whole genome shotgun sequence:
CTCATCTTTGCAATGCAGAGTTGGTCGGCCGCCAGGCCTGGTGCTGGAAAGCAGCTCCCGGTAGAGCCCGTCCccggggatcctgccatcttcccttCCGTGGACACGAGCAAGCCAGGCGGCGCTGAGGCAGGAGGGCGAAGATGCCGGGAATGGGGCTTCTAAGAGATGCTCTTTCCCCTTTGGAAACCTGACAGTGGGGGCAAAGACCGCCGCCCCTGcccagcgcagcaacccggcttGGAAAGGAAGCGGCGGCGGGGCGGCCTCGGGGGGCCCAAGCGCGTGGCCTCCGCTGGGGATGCATTGCCCCGCCCCCCGCTGCAGCTGGTGCCCGGAGCCGGCGATGCGGCGGCGGAGAAGGTGAGCGGCGGGGTCCCCCTCCGCTTGGGTAAGCCCAGCCCTCTGGCCCGCGCCCCGGGTGGGgggttgcaagggggggggggagccgcccACCGCCCAGCCTCGCGGGCGGCGCAGCCTGGTTGTTGTTCCTGCCGCGCGTCTCTAGCCGGGAGGTCCCTAAGCTGGAGACCGGCGGCGCCAGGTGCGCAGCGGCGCGCAGAGGACAGGGCGACCCTGCCCGGGTCGGGCGCCTTCGGGGGCTTTTTCCTCCGGCTCCGCTCTGGCCCTCGGGCTCCCGCCTGTTCGCTTGCCTCCAGAGCcttgggcagaggaaggggttgcCGGGACGCCAAGGTGGCAGCGGGGCCGCGGGCGTGGGGCTGCCCCACTTTCTTGCCCTTCCCCCCCGAAGCGGCTGCTGCAGAATCTCCCTTTGCAGAAGCCGCGCCGAGTCGGAGGCCTTAGCGGGCTCGAGGCGTTGTCCATTTTATAGATGGGAAATAGAAAGGTCAGACCTCGCCCCCGGAAAAGGGCATCTTCGGAGAtgagggcacccccccccccccaagtctctgGAGCAGAAGCAAGCGAGGAAGGTCTGGTCGATGCTCCTCAGAAAGGAGCTGGAAAACGATCCAGGACCTCCCCTGCGAGGACAGCTTACACCGTTTAGGGCTCTTTGggttgggggggaaatgggatttAAAATGCAGGGAGaagttcatagagttggaagagaccacaagggccatcattCATGAAATGATGGAGGGTgtcgagagagaaagagaggatctCTTGGTCACCCAGGGAAATGTATTAGCCAGACATTCAGGCCAAATAAAATCAAATGTTCCTTTGCACAGTGTGTACttgtggaactcattgccacaagagAATGGTGGTAATGACAATTCTGGTAACTTTAAAAACAGTTTGACATGCCTGGAGGATGAAGAGGGCAGTTACATGGGACCTGCATTCTAGAGGCAGGAAACTGtttgctggggtggggtgagggggggtGCCAGTCTGCCTTGAGCTGCTCCAGCCAGGCTGCCCTTCGGACCTGACAAGCACTTGGCTACTCCAGCCACGTAGCTGACCCTGTGGCCAAAGGACTGAACCCCCAGGTGTCTCACCTTGCTGTGCCCATCTCTCCACAGGCCCATGGACCCCTGGTGCTGCCTGCGCCCCCCCTGGCGGTGGGGATGGGGCTGTGCCTGGCTGAGCTTTGCTCTGCTGTGCCTGGCCACACTCTCCTTGCTCTGCCTGCAGTCTGGGCTCGTGCTGCGCTTGGCTCACCATGGGGCAGGAGGACCCCCAacctctgcagctgctgctttctcCCGGAGCCTCCAGCCGCACTCCAGAAGCAACCGGACTCTTCAGCGGCTCCTGGGTGCTGGGCCTGCCAGCCTTGCCTCTGCCCAGCAGGCTCCGTTGTGGCACTCCTTCCTCTCTGGCCTGTGGAGATTCTGGCATCGCCTTGCAGAGGGGCTGGGCAGGTCCTGGCAGGGCTCCAGGACGACTGTCCAGTTGCAGCCCCTGCCCTGGGCTGCCTGGCAGAAGCAGCTCTCTTCAGGGGTGCTGGGCCCCCGCCTTCAGCAAGTCTTCCAGAACTACCAAGCCATGAATAAGTACCGGGTGCCCCCGGGGGCTGTGCAACGCCGAGGGAACCCCCATGCCGCTGGGACAGAGCTCTTGTGCCAGCTCCAGAGCCGCGTGGCAGTGACCACGCTCCTGGGGGATGAGGGGCCCTTTGCAGACCCAGAGTGGAGGGGGCTGCTGCCCCGCAGGAGCCTGAGGCAGGAGCTGGGCCCCCTGGGGAAGTGTGCCGTCGTCAGCTCTGCTGGCTCCATGTTGGGCTCCGGACTAGGCAAGGAGATTGGTGAGtgctggttgggggggggagcatcccAGCGGGTGGCTCTGGCACAGCCTCCAGGGGGTGAGGGGATGCCTTGCCCTTCAGGAGAGGGTGCCATGCGTCCTGGCACTCGGGAGCATGAAGCAACCTGCCTCTCCTGTTTATGGGAGTCACCCAGCTATAGTTGGGTTTCAGAGCAAAAGAAGAGTGTGCAGGAtcaggtcaaaacaaaaaaaattccttccagtagcaccttaaagaccaactaagttagttcttggtatgagctttcgtgtgcatgcacacttcttcagatcaagaagatatcagtctgtacctgtgcaagtttcttggtgaggttgatggacttccatttcatgcggctcaatgtggtgccttccatagttccagttacagatgggtagccgtgttggtctgccatagtcaaaacaaaaaaaattccttccagtagcaccttaaagaccaactaagttagttcttggtatgagctttcgtgtgcatgcacacttcttcagatgaagAAGTGTGAAGAAGTGTATCAGTACAGACTGATATCTTcttgatctgaagaagtgtgcatgcacacgaaagctcataccaagaactaacttagttggtctttaaggtgctactggaaggaattttttttgttttgacctgaTCCTGCacattctgaagaagtgtgcatgcacacgaaagctcataccaagaactaacttagttggtctttaaggtgctactggaaggaattttttttgttttgactatggcagaccaacacggctacccatctgtaacaggaTCAggtcagtgagagccagtgtggtgtagtggttaagagcggtagtcatgtaatctgggtaaccgggttcgcgtctctgctcctccacatgcagctgctgggtgaccttgggccagtcacatttctttgaagtctctcagcctcactcacctcacagagtgtttgttgtgggggaggaagggaaaggagattgttagccgctttgagactcctgaaggggagtgaaaggcgggatatcaaatccaaactcttcttcttcttcttcagtggcccatctaggcctGCATCctgttcacagtggccaaccaggtgcctgttatgggaagctcacaaacaggatcTGAGAACAGGATCCCTGAATCTCTCTCCTCCTGAGTCCTGCTGGGATTCAAAGCATGGCTGCCTcag
Proteins encoded in this window:
- the LOC114595050 gene encoding beta-galactoside alpha-2,6-sialyltransferase 1-like yields the protein MHCPAPRCSWCPEPAMRRRRRPMDPWCCLRPPWRWGWGCAWLSFALLCLATLSLLCLQSGLVLRLAHHGAGGPPTSAAAAFSRSLQPHSRSNRTLQRLLGAGPASLASAQQAPLWHSFLSGLWRFWHRLAEGLGRSWQGSRTTVQLQPLPWAAWQKQLSSGVLGPRLQQVFQNYQAMNKYRVPPGAVQRRGNPHAAGTELLCQLQSRVAVTTLLGDEGPFADPEWRGLLPRRSLRQELGPLGKCAVVSSAGSMLGSGLGKEIDAHDAVLRFNGAPTTGYEQDVGTKTTIRLVNSQLMASPEQHFLDDQLYAQGALVAWDPAPFPGDLQEWFEAPDYPIFRPFRAMRSQRPQQLFHLLHPRVQWQLWGLVQEGAPEAVQRNPPSSGLLGTVLMLSLCDLVHVYEFLPSQRQSSRCHYYQDFVDEACTLGAYHPLLFEKDLVRRMNQGSPADLARLGRVTLPGFRALNCTLEE